The Chryseobacterium indologenes genomic sequence CGAAAACGAAAGTTAACCTAAACCTTAATTACAAAATCAGCAAGTTCAATGTTAATCTGCAAATGGTAAGATTTGATAAAGTTACACTGATTGGATATGATAACGCAGAACAGGTATACAACCCAAAGGTAACAACGGATTTATCTTTTGGTTATGAATTCTCCCAAAGCCTGAATCTGACGCTGGGAAGTAAAAATATATTTAACCGATACCCTACATTACAAAGTGCTCATGTAACAACCGGAAATACAGAAGCAGGAGGTATTTTTGACCCTGTACAAATGGGATTTGCCGGACGACAGGTTTTTGCCAGATTGAACTTTAAATTTTAGAATATCCGGAAGCCGGAAGAACGAGGTAAGATGTATCTCTTCATGCCTCCAGCTTCATTACAAAAATGTCCGGTTGATTTTTTCAACCGGACATTTTTCATTTTTTTGAAATCCTATACAGTTTCCCGCTATCGGTGACCGCATAAAGATTACCGTCGCTTCCGTTCAGTACATCTCTGAAACGCTCTTTCTGATCTGCAAGAAGACGCTCTTCTCCTACTACTTTATTATCTTTCATTACAATTCTGTCAATATGCTCACCACTCAGACATCCAATGATCAGGTTTCCTTTCCATTCCTCAATATTTCCGGTGTAGAAAGTGATTCCGCTGGGAGAAATAACCGGATCCCAATAATAAACGGGCTGTACGGTACCTTCTTTCCGGGTAATGCCCTGCCCCACTTTATCTCCGGAATATTCAATACCATAGGTGACGTCGCCCCAGCCATAATTTTTCCCGGGTTCAATAAGATTAATTTCATCACCTCCTCTTGGTCCCATTTCCACATCCCAGATATTTCCGTTTGGATCTATGGCAAGCCCTTGCGGATTTCTTACCCCATAGGCATAGATTTCAGGTTTGTAGCCTTCTTTTCCGATAAATGGATTTCCGGGAGCAGGTTGACCTTCTTTTGTAATTTTTAAGATCTTCCCTAAGTAATTATCTGTTTTTTGAGCATAAGCCCTGGTTACTTTATCAGACCGTTCTCCCGTACTCACAAATAAATTCCCGTCTTTATCAAAAGCCAGTCGGCTTCCATAATGCTTATCGCCGTCATAAGAAGGTTCTGCACGAAAAATAACCTTAATATCTGATATCTTTTTAAGATCCGTAGATAGCTTACCTTTACCTACAGAAGTAAGATTTCCTTTTCCGAAAGGTTCTGAAAAGCTAAAATAGATCACATTATTAGTTTTAAAATCAGGATCAAGAGCCACATCCAGCATTCCGCCCTGCCCTTTAGAGTCCACTTTTGGAAACCCTTCTATTTTTGAAACCTGTTTTCCATCCTTTGAAACCACATTCATATAACCTCTTTTATCCGTAATGAGAAAACTTCCGTCCGGTAAATTGATAATTCCCCATGGCTTCCCAAGGTCTTTATTCAGAATTTCCACAGCATAAGAAGTCTTTGTTTTCACTGCTTTGATCCTTGTCTGGCCCTTGAATGCAGGTTGATACTCAGAATTGGGTCTTTCAGTTTCCACACTTCCGTCATTTCCGGTTTGTTGTGCACTGATCTGATTCTCCTTACACGAAGACAGCATAAGAAAAACACTGATTAATGGAACATAAAATTTACTGATTTTCATAACGTTATGATTTGATGGTGTAAAATGAATGGAAAAATAATGCCATAAAATTTGCGTATCAATAACGATCAAGATGAAAAGTTTACTATCTTTTTTGCAATCAAAAATTTAGACGGAAAAAAAATTACTTATCAGAATTGTAATGTACTTCTTACAAAGAATGATCTTGCGCCATTTAGCTTCTGGAATATATGGGAGACAGCTATGCAAATGACGGCAATATTGACCCTAGAATTTACAGCTGCTAATATTTCCGCACAAAAAGGGATTATAAAATCTGTAGCTTACATTCATATTGATACCACCGGAAAAACAACGGACATCCAAGTCTCAGGGGAAAATGAAACTTTTAACAAAGAGCTTCTCCAGACAGTCACCGGGATAAGCAATGAAACCATGTGGATACCTGCAACAGAAAATGGTAAAGCCGCCGCCGCAGTATTAAAACTGCCGGCAACGATGTCCTTCGGTCACCAGTAGAAGAAAAGCACCTTTTGGCGCTTTTTTATTATCCCTTTTTCAAGCTATCTATTCGGATAATAAAATGAATAATAAAATACACTCCCAAAATGCGTTAAATTTTCCGGGAACAAAAGATTCAGCTTCAAAACTTTATCAAGCCTAATAATATCTTTCGTATTTTTGTTGTATACATTCTCTTTCTATGAATTTTAAGCTTCAATCTGAATATAAACCTACCGGAGATCAACCTCAAGCCATCGAAAAACTGACCGAAGGAATAGAGATTGGTGAGAAATACCAGACTTTGCTTGGGGTAACGGGTTCCGGAAAAACATTTACCGTGGCTAATGTTGTACAAAATGTTCAACGACCAACTTTGGTTTTAGCCCACAACAAAACTTTAGCGGCCCAGCTTTTTATGGAATTTAAAGAATTCTTTCCTGAAAATGCTGTGGAATATTTTGTCAGTTATTATGATTACTATCAACCCGAAGCCTATATCGCAACAACGGGAACTTATATTGAAAAGGACCTGAGCATTAATGAAGAGGTTGAGAAGCTGCGTCTTTCCGCAACGGCAAGCCTTCTTTCCGGAAGAAGGGACGTTTTGATTGTGGCTTCTGTTTCCTGCATTTATGGTATCGGAAACCCCACAGAATTTCACAAATCATTAATTTCAATAGCAATTGGAGAGAAAGTCACCAGAACAGCACTCCTGCACTCTTTAGTAAATGCACTCTATGCCAGAACACTCAATGAATTCCAAAGAGGAACATTCCGTGTAAAAGGAGATGTGATTGATGTTTTTCCCGCCTACGCAGATAACGCGATAAGAATTCAGTTTTTTGGAGATGAAATTGAAAAAATACAAAGCTTTAATCCCGTAAGTGGGAATGTGGAAGCCAATTTTGACCAGATCCAGATTTATCCTGCCAACCTGTTTGTCACCTCAAAAGAAACCCTTAATGGTGCTATCCGAGAGATCCAGGACGATATGGTAAAGCAGGTAGATTTCTTTAACTCCATTGAAAAGCCTTTGGAAGCCAAAAGACTTCAGGAAAGGACAGAACTCGATCTGGAAATGATCAAAGAATTAGGATATTGCTCCGGAATTGAGAACTATTCAAGATACCTTGACGGCAGACTGCCTGGAACAAGACCTTTCTGTCTGATAGATTACTTCCCAAAAGATTTTTTGATGGTGATCGATGAAAGCCACGTGACAGTTCCTCAGGTGCATGCCATGTATGGTGGTGACCGTAGTAGAAAGGAATCATTGGTAGAATTCGGATTCAGATTGCCGGCTGCAATGGATAACAGACCTTTAAAGTTTGAAGAGTTTGAAGCCATGCAGAACCAGGTAATTTATGTTTCCGCAACTCCGGCAGATTATGAGCTGGAAAAAACAGGAGGTGCTTATATTGAGCAAATCATCAGGCCGACAGGGCTTTTAGATCCAATTATTGAGGTAAGGCCGAGCTTAAATCAGATTGATGATTTAATGGAAGAAATCCAAAAGAGAGCTGATGCTGACGAAAGGGTTCTGGTAACGACCTTAACGAAGAAAATGGCGGAAGAACTTACCAAATATTTTACAAAATTCGGGATCAGAACAAGATATATTCACTCTGATGTTGAAACGCTTGAACGCATTCAGATTATGCAGGACTTGCGTTTAGGCCTTTTTGACGTTTTAATCGGAGTAAATCTATTGAGGGAAGGTCTGGATTTACCGGAAGTTTCACTGGTTGCTATTTTAGATGCTGACAAGGAAGGGATGCTAAGAAGCAGAAGATCAATGATCCAGACGGTAGGGCGTGCGGCCAGAAATATCAACGGAAAGGCCATCATGTATGCGGATAAGATCACCAAATCTATGCAGGCAACATTAGATGAAACTGAATACCGCCGTGCAAAACAGATGCAGTACAATGAGGATAACGGCCTGGTACCAAAGGCTCTTAACAAAAAGATTTCTGAAAATCTGGTGGGAAGAAGCAAAGACTTCCCAGATGAAAAATATACCCAGAAAGAGATCTTACAGAAGGTTGCCGAAGTTAAGGCCACCTATGCCAGCGAAGATGTCGAAAAAATAATTGAACAAAAGCAGAAAGAGATGGAAGCAGCAGCCAAGAATCTTGATTTTATCAAAGCTGCTAAACTAAGGGATGAAATTGCTGCCCTGAAGAATTAATTAAGGATGAACGGAAGAGGATTTATTCTCTTCTAACCTCTTTGACTTATTAATCATTCTATCTATAAAATTTAGGGCGGCATCTTCGATGCCGCCCTAAATTTTATGTTATCCCCATTTTCTTATTTCCCAGTTTTTACCGATGCTCTGATCGGTATCAGCAGATCCATCAATCCGTTCAGCTTTATTTCATACACTGTTGACAGCTGCATTCCCAATTTTCCTTTAGGCATTCCTGTCCGGTTAAACCATTCAAGGTAACTTACCGGAAGATCGGCAAGAATGGTACCTTCATATTTTCCAAAAGGCATTTTCATAATGCAGATTTCCTTTAATATTTCTGTATTGAGTCCTTCCACTTTTATATCATTAAATCAGTTTATTTTCCGGATCGTTACCATTGGGTAATTCAAGATCAGGAGGTGCATTTTCGTCTGCAAATTCATTCCGGTATACCTGTATCAGGAGTAAGGTAAGTGAAATTAAGATAGGACCAAAAATAAGGCCCATAAATCCAAATAAATTCATCCCCATAATAATACCAAATACAGTATTGAGCGGGTGAATATTCTCCAGTTTCTTCAGCAGGGTAAAGCGAAGTAAATTATCCGTAAGACCTACGACAACAACACAGTAAGCCGCCAGACCTAATCCCGGACCGGTATTTCCCTCAGCAATCATAAAAATACAAACCGGAACATAGACTATTGCTGTTCCTACAACCGGAATGACAGACGACGCTGCTGTAAGGGCAAAAAGCAGTACAGGCCCCGGAGCCCCGAATATAAGATATCCTATCAGAGATACAATACCCTGACCTATAGCTACCACAGGTATCCCTATTGCATTCGCCATGATCAGCTTTCTCATTTTATCGCCGATCAAAGATACATTTGATCTCTTCAGTGGTGCGGAAGAGGTAAGAATCTTCTCAAATAGCCTTGGTTTTTCCAACATGAAATACAAGATAAAGTACATCGACATGATCACTGTAAGGGTATTGAAAGTGCCACTCAATGCTGACGTAGAAAACTTACCTACAAAATTCTTCAGCTTGTTCATATTTTCTGCACTGAGAATATCAAAACCAACTTTGGAATAAATATAGGAATGTATTTTGTCTAAAAATACATTGAATTTTGTCATGTAGGCCTGTGCATTCCCGAGTTTATCAATAAGCAGGTCAGCGATGAAGTAAATCGGTAAAATCAGTACAATAAGGCTGGCAAACATTAAAAGAAAAGCGGCCAGTGATGGTTTCCATTTTTTTTCTTCCTGAAGATAAAAATTATACTTTCTACAAACGACATAGATCGTTATTGCCCCCAAAACAGAAGGGATAAACAATGCAAGGTTAAAACAGATCAACCCGGCCAGCACCAAAATAATGGCCAGCAATAATATCTGTTTAATGGCTACACTACTGATCTGTTTTTCCTTGTCCATTATATATTTTTATTATTTGTTGTACATTATTTGTCTTGGTTTTCCCAGAAAAGCACAATAGGTTGAATACATGACAACCATCATGAACGGTGCTGTCAGAATAATTCCTATTCCGCATAGAATAACCCCGGCTAAAGATATTAATGCTCCAAGAAAACCTGTTAATAAGAAAACACCATAATTCTCTTTTGCAATATTGAAAGACTTGCTTAATGCCTCTGTAGCTGAAGCGTTTTCAAACAGTAGAATCGGGTATCCTATTAAAAGAAACGGATATACAAAAATAACCGGGAAAAAGCACAATGCTGCTGCCACAGTAGAGATAAGCCCGGAGAGGAAGCTATATATCAGAATATTCACAAAATTCTGACGATATCCAATAAAAAGATCGGAAAACTCAACCGGATTTTTCGTGTTATACTTATTAACCATATAGATCAATCCTACATACAGAGGAGCCAATAAAAGTCCGAAAAGGCTGGAAGCACCCATATACAAAGAGAACCCCGGAGCATTCCAGTAATTAAAATCTCCACCTGAAGATTTCATCTCTTCCAACATATTTGCAGAATTAAATCCTGTAACACTCTGGATCACAACACCTCCTATCAGATAAATGATCATCGCCACGATACCGTAGCCAAAAACTCCTTTGTACATTTCAAAGGCGTGCGAAATAATTGATCCCGTATCTCTATTGGGAACAGAACCCTGCTGGTCAAATTCGTTAAATTCAGACATAGTTTAATATTTAATGATTTTATCAAAAATAGCTTTTTTTAGCAAAAAATCATATTAAACAGAGGTGAATTTTAACCTTTTTCTGAAAAGACCGTTTTATATAATGAATAGATCATGGCATTCCAAAAAGGAAATGTAAAAAGCCCGCCCACTAAAAACAGGGTAAATCCAAGATATTTAAACAATACTGCCACAATCACACACACGATAATCTCAACAAAAAACATTCTAAGCGCTTTGAGGTTTAAAGAAATAGCCTCAAATATCCTTTTATTGGTAAAAAACATCAGCGGTGCAACAAATATTGTCATAGCGACCCAGATTACTGCCAGGAAAATCGTAGGAATAGTAAACCTGTAGATCAGAAACCAAAAAATATAATACCCCAGATATTTAAAAAAATTAAGTCCATTGTAGCCTACAAAAAGGTCACTCAATTCAATTTTTTCTTTTAGATCAAGCTTTCTGAAAATCTGGAACATTCCAAGATTCAATGGATATAGAAATGCCATGGTTGCCCAAATAGCAAGGGTAAACATCTGATAATTTTCAGTAGCACTCAGTTCCGCAATTTTTTCCATGTAAACTTTTGTTCCCTGTTTAAAAGCTTCTGCCAACATCTGATTCTGCTCTAATATCCCATATCTTTCACCGAAGAAAAATAATGAGGTAAGGAAGATTCCGAAGAAAATCATTGAAAACATCAACTGATAAACCAGTGTTTTATTCCAGTAAAAAAAAGCCTGCTTCAGTATAAAATCCAGTCCCGGTTTCTGAGGATATTTTGTCTGCATCATAAAAATTTTATGCAAAAGTAAACATCAATAAGTATTTTTGCCGAATGTTTTCAGTGAATCATCAAAAATTTATGGAGATGGACGAACTTTCCCTTCAGAAAGTTCCCTATTTTTTCGTCATCGACTTTCTGGCAGAGAATGTTGAGATATATCCGGAAAGTGAAATTGAAAAATCAGGCTTAATAATTGATTTTCATAACTTTTCAACCATAAAAAACAAACATACATTAGATAAAAAAATAGAATGGAAAGCATTTCCCGAACCTATGGAAAGCTTTCAGAAAGGCTTTGAGCAGGTTCAAAAAAATATTCACCTCGGAAATTCCTATCTGGTAAATTATACGAGAAAAACTGAAATTGAGACCAATTTAAGCCTTGAAGAAATTTTTTATCACTCGAATGCGAAGTATAAGGTATTTTATAAAGATTTTTTTGTATTTTTTTTCTCCTGAAACTTTTGTGAAGATCTTGGACGGTAAAATTTTAACCTATCCCATGAAAGGAACAATAGATGCTTCTATCGAAAATGCAGCAGAAATTCTGAAGAACGATAAAAAGAAAAAGCAGAACATTATACTGTAGTAGATCTGCTTCGTAATGATCTGAGCATGGTGGCAGAAGAGGTAAAAGTGGATGATTTTCAACATATTGACTTAATAAAAACCCAGCAAAAGGATCTCTATGCCATGAGCTCTGAAATTTCAGGAATAGTAAAGCCTGAGTTCAAGGGAAAAGTTGGAAGTATCATGAAAAAGCTGCTGCCTGCCGGTTCAATTTTAGGAGCGCCAAAACCTAAGACGCTGGAGATCATCCGGGAGGCTGAAGGATATGAAAGAGGCTATTACACGGGAGTATGCGGCTGGTTCGATGGTGAAAATGTAGACAGTTGCGTGATGATACGCTTTATAGAAAAAGAGGGCGAAAAACTCTATTTCAAAAGCGGAGGTGGTATTACCCACATGAGTAAATTAGAAGACGAATATCAGGAAATGAAAAATAAAATCTATGTCCCAATTCATTGAAAGCATTAAAGTAGAGGATCAGGAGATTTATCTATTGGAACTACATCAGAAACGTGTCAATCAAACATTTTCCCACTTCGGGAAAGAAGATTCGATTGATCTGGCTAAAATTTATAAAAATCTCGACCATGATGAAGACGGGCTTTTCAAACTAAGAATTGCTTATGACCTGGATAAAAGAATCAGAACTCAGATGATTCCTTACGCTATTCCTGAAATACAGGATTTCCAGCTTGTAGAAAACAACAGCTACGACTATTCATTTAAATTTGAGGACCGTAAGGAGCTTGACAAAATGAAAATGAAATCTAAAGCAGAAGAAATCATCATTGTCAGAAATAATCATATTACAGACACTTCTTTTTCCAATCTTTTATTTTTAAAAGGGAAAGACTGGTTTACCCCTACAACCTATCTTCTTAATGGAGTACAAAGACAATATCTTTTAAAACATAAAAAAATAAAAGAGGCTGAAATTACCTTACAGAATATAAAGCAATTCAGCCACTTTCAAATTATCAATGCCTTAAATGACTTTGATGATATGTTTATCTATCCGATTGACAGAATTATGAATTTGCCTGGAAATGAAGAGTATCTGGATCTTTAATTCTCTTTCATAAAGTTAAAATATGCTTTTTGCACATCTGCACTATTTTTTCCATAGGTATTTACTTCCAGGATTTTTGGCTGTGCATCAGGCTTGAAGAAATTCTCCAACACCCTGTCTAATGTAAGCTCATCCTCAACTTTGATATAAGAAAAACCGAAATGCTTGGCCAGATGCTCAGCATTTTTTTTATGTTTAGTAGCAATAAATTCGTCCAGTGTGTTCGGATTAGCGTTTCCTGGCCCCGGAATGATTTTAAAAATATTCCCTTCACCATTATTAAAGATCATAATCCTTACAAACGGGGGAATATATTGATTCCAAAGACCATTGATATCATAAAAGAAACTTAAATCTCCGGTGATCAACAAGGTAGGATTAGCATTCTTGATAGCAAATCCCATGGCTGTAGAAGTGGAACCATCAATTCCACTAGTTCCCCGGTTACAATACATTCTTCTCTTGCCAAAATCAAACAGCTGTGCATACCGGATCGCTGAAGAATTGGCAAAGTGAATATTATAGTTTTCAGGAACGGTCTGTGCCGCTTTATTAAAGAAATAGAAGTCCGAAAACTCAACTGTATTTAAAAACTGCTGGTGCTTTGCATCCTTCTTATCCCTTAAAACATCCCAAAGGTTGTAGTAAGGTCTCGGTTCTAAATTAATGTATTTCGATAATTTAGAAAAGAAAACTTCAGGTTTCACCTCTATTTTCTCTGTCAGGGAATAATAAGTATCTGGCTGCCAGATTTCATCCAGATGCCAGTGCTGCTTCGGACGCGCATTTCTCAGGAATTGTTTTACTTTTTTGGAAACTACGTTTTGTCCCACTGTAATTAATAAATCAGGAGCATATGTCTTGTAATCTTCTTCCGTGAAATTGAAAATATAACGGTCTATATGTCGGAAGAATTTCTCATGATACAGATTGGAGTTTGCTTCACTCAACACAATGACAGAATGGTTTTTAACCAATTGTGTAAGTTGATTTTCTAACTCAGGACTGTAATCTCTTGTTCCGACCAGGATCATAATTCTCTGGGAAGTATGCCAGTCAGCAATCAGATTGGAAGGAATTTCATACTCTTTATGCCTGATGGTTTTTTCAACCGTAGGAAAAGTGGGAAGCTCAGAAACCAGTTCATAAAGTGGTTCTTCCAAAGGTATATTGATATGTACCGGCCCTTGTTTTTCAAAACAAAGCTCGATTGCTTTTTTTATCGTGTCAAAATTAATTTCTTCTGCGTGCTCTTTGGTGTCTTCCAACAGCTGAAAGTCACCATAAGAGTGTTGATGAAAAACATCCTTCTGTCTGATGGTTTGCCCATCAAAAATATCAACAAAGTCCGTAGGTCTGTCTGCCGTAAGCACCAAAAGCGGAATATTCTGATAAAAAGCTTCCGTAATGGCAGGATAGTAATTAACCACAGCAGATCCGCTTGTGCAGGTAACAGCCACAGGCTTCTTCTCACTTTTCGCCATTCCCATGGCCACAAAAGCGGCACTTCTCTCATCCACAATGCTGAAACAATTAAAACTATCTACTTCAGAAAAGTGAATCGCCAAAGGAGCATTTCTTGATCCCGGGGAGATTACCACGTCTGCAATTCCGTACTGTTGAAGAAGATGTGCAAGTATTTGGATACTTCTCTTGGAAGAATATTTTTTCATACAGCAAATTTAACTTATAAATAATGATTTTAAAATCATTTAAATTAAAAAAATGTAATTTTGCTGTTCGTAAATTTCTAAAAATGGATAAAATACCTAGTGTAGACCTGCGTGATTTCCTTTCGGGCAACCCGGAACGCAAACAGAAATTTGTAAATGAAATCGGAAAAGCTTATGAAGAAATTGGTTTTGTTGCCTTAAAAGGCCACTTTCTTGATGACAACCTTGTAGATGATTTGTATGGAGAGGTAAAAAACTTTTTTGAGCTGCCAGTGGAAACGAAAAAGAAGTATGAAATTCCCGGAATAGGCGGTCAGAGAGGGTATGTAGGATTTGGTAAAGAAACTGCAAAAGGTTTCAAAAAAGGAGACTTAAAAGAATTTTGGCATTTCGGACAATATGTGTCTGACGATTCAAAATACAAAAAAGAGTACCCTGACAATGTAATCGTTGATGAACTTCCGAAATTCAACGAAGTAGGTAAAGAAGCTTTCCAGATGCTTGAAAAGACAGGACAGTATGTTTTAAGAGCTTTAGCCCTTCACCTTGGCTTAGATGAGTTTTATTTTGATGACAAGATCGCAGAAGGAAATTCTATCTTAAGACCTATTCATTATCCTCCAATCACTGAAGAGCCGGATGATGCGGTACGAGCAGCAGCACACGGAGACATCAACCTTATTACCCTGCTTATGGGAGCTCAAGGTAAAGGTCTTCAGGTTCAGAATCACAAGGGTGAATGGATCGATGCTATTGCAGAGCCGGATGAATTGATGATCAACGTTGGAGATAT encodes the following:
- a CDS encoding isopenicillin N synthase family oxygenase, with protein sequence MDKIPSVDLRDFLSGNPERKQKFVNEIGKAYEEIGFVALKGHFLDDNLVDDLYGEVKNFFELPVETKKKYEIPGIGGQRGYVGFGKETAKGFKKGDLKEFWHFGQYVSDDSKYKKEYPDNVIVDELPKFNEVGKEAFQMLEKTGQYVLRALALHLGLDEFYFDDKIAEGNSILRPIHYPPITEEPDDAVRAAAHGDINLITLLMGAQGKGLQVQNHKGEWIDAIAEPDELMINVGDMLSRHTNNKLKSTIHRVVNPPREMWSTSRYSIPFFMHPVSGMSLNALDNCVDENNPKLYEDTTAGEFLHERLVELGLIKI
- a CDS encoding beta-carotene 15,15'-monooxygenase, producing MSEFNEFDQQGSVPNRDTGSIISHAFEMYKGVFGYGIVAMIIYLIGGVVIQSVTGFNSANMLEEMKSSGGDFNYWNAPGFSLYMGASSLFGLLLAPLYVGLIYMVNKYNTKNPVEFSDLFIGYRQNFVNILIYSFLSGLISTVAAALCFFPVIFVYPFLLIGYPILLFENASATEALSKSFNIAKENYGVFLLTGFLGALISLAGVILCGIGIILTAPFMMVVMYSTYCAFLGKPRQIMYNK
- a CDS encoding AI-2E family transporter, translating into MDKEKQISSVAIKQILLLAIILVLAGLICFNLALFIPSVLGAITIYVVCRKYNFYLQEEKKWKPSLAAFLLMFASLIVLILPIYFIADLLIDKLGNAQAYMTKFNVFLDKIHSYIYSKVGFDILSAENMNKLKNFVGKFSTSALSGTFNTLTVIMSMYFILYFMLEKPRLFEKILTSSAPLKRSNVSLIGDKMRKLIMANAIGIPVVAIGQGIVSLIGYLIFGAPGPVLLFALTAASSVIPVVGTAIVYVPVCIFMIAEGNTGPGLGLAAYCVVVVGLTDNLLRFTLLKKLENIHPLNTVFGIIMGMNLFGFMGLIFGPILISLTLLLIQVYRNEFADENAPPDLELPNGNDPENKLI
- a CDS encoding PQQ-dependent sugar dehydrogenase, which produces MKISKFYVPLISVFLMLSSCKENQISAQQTGNDGSVETERPNSEYQPAFKGQTRIKAVKTKTSYAVEILNKDLGKPWGIINLPDGSFLITDKRGYMNVVSKDGKQVSKIEGFPKVDSKGQGGMLDVALDPDFKTNNVIYFSFSEPFGKGNLTSVGKGKLSTDLKKISDIKVIFRAEPSYDGDKHYGSRLAFDKDGNLFVSTGERSDKVTRAYAQKTDNYLGKILKITKEGQPAPGNPFIGKEGYKPEIYAYGVRNPQGLAIDPNGNIWDVEMGPRGGDEINLIEPGKNYGWGDVTYGIEYSGDKVGQGITRKEGTVQPVYYWDPVISPSGITFYTGNIEEWKGNLIIGCLSGEHIDRIVMKDNKVVGEERLLADQKERFRDVLNGSDGNLYAVTDSGKLYRISKK
- a CDS encoding aminotransferase class IV; this translates as MSQFIESIKVEDQEIYLLELHQKRVNQTFSHFGKEDSIDLAKIYKNLDHDEDGLFKLRIAYDLDKRIRTQMIPYAIPEIQDFQLVENNSYDYSFKFEDRKELDKMKMKSKAEEIIIVRNNHITDTSFSNLLFLKGKDWFTPTTYLLNGVQRQYLLKHKKIKEAEITLQNIKQFSHFQIINALNDFDDMFIYPIDRIMNLPGNEEYLDL
- the uvrB gene encoding excinuclease ABC subunit UvrB, which produces MNFKLQSEYKPTGDQPQAIEKLTEGIEIGEKYQTLLGVTGSGKTFTVANVVQNVQRPTLVLAHNKTLAAQLFMEFKEFFPENAVEYFVSYYDYYQPEAYIATTGTYIEKDLSINEEVEKLRLSATASLLSGRRDVLIVASVSCIYGIGNPTEFHKSLISIAIGEKVTRTALLHSLVNALYARTLNEFQRGTFRVKGDVIDVFPAYADNAIRIQFFGDEIEKIQSFNPVSGNVEANFDQIQIYPANLFVTSKETLNGAIREIQDDMVKQVDFFNSIEKPLEAKRLQERTELDLEMIKELGYCSGIENYSRYLDGRLPGTRPFCLIDYFPKDFLMVIDESHVTVPQVHAMYGGDRSRKESLVEFGFRLPAAMDNRPLKFEEFEAMQNQVIYVSATPADYELEKTGGAYIEQIIRPTGLLDPIIEVRPSLNQIDDLMEEIQKRADADERVLVTTLTKKMAEELTKYFTKFGIRTRYIHSDVETLERIQIMQDLRLGLFDVLIGVNLLREGLDLPEVSLVAILDADKEGMLRSRRSMIQTVGRAARNINGKAIMYADKITKSMQATLDETEYRRAKQMQYNEDNGLVPKALNKKISENLVGRSKDFPDEKYTQKEILQKVAEVKATYASEDVEKIIEQKQKEMEAAAKNLDFIKAAKLRDEIAALKN
- the menD gene encoding 2-succinyl-5-enolpyruvyl-6-hydroxy-3-cyclohexene-1-carboxylic-acid synthase, with amino-acid sequence MKKYSSKRSIQILAHLLQQYGIADVVISPGSRNAPLAIHFSEVDSFNCFSIVDERSAAFVAMGMAKSEKKPVAVTCTSGSAVVNYYPAITEAFYQNIPLLVLTADRPTDFVDIFDGQTIRQKDVFHQHSYGDFQLLEDTKEHAEEINFDTIKKAIELCFEKQGPVHINIPLEEPLYELVSELPTFPTVEKTIRHKEYEIPSNLIADWHTSQRIMILVGTRDYSPELENQLTQLVKNHSVIVLSEANSNLYHEKFFRHIDRYIFNFTEEDYKTYAPDLLITVGQNVVSKKVKQFLRNARPKQHWHLDEIWQPDTYYSLTEKIEVKPEVFFSKLSKYINLEPRPYYNLWDVLRDKKDAKHQQFLNTVEFSDFYFFNKAAQTVPENYNIHFANSSAIRYAQLFDFGKRRMYCNRGTSGIDGSTSTAMGFAIKNANPTLLITGDLSFFYDINGLWNQYIPPFVRIMIFNNGEGNIFKIIPGPGNANPNTLDEFIATKHKKNAEHLAKHFGFSYIKVEDELTLDRVLENFFKPDAQPKILEVNTYGKNSADVQKAYFNFMKEN
- a CDS encoding DUF3820 family protein, with amino-acid sequence MEGLNTEILKEICIMKMPFGKYEGTILADLPVSYLEWFNRTGMPKGKLGMQLSTVYEIKLNGLMDLLIPIRASVKTGK